GAGCGGTTCGCGCGCGGCGCCGAGCAGGAGATGCTCGACAAGGAGAACATCCGCCAGTGGCTCATCAAGGAGCACGGCTTCTCCGGCCACGGCCAGCCGCCGCCGCTCAGCGACGACGTGCGGGTCATGCTCGCCCAGAAGTACATCGAGGCCTTCGAGCGCCTCACCGGGACCGCGTTCGAGTCGCAGGTGGGCAGCGTCGCGGCGCGGATCGAGAAGAACCTGAAGGCGAAGGGCTACCTGTAGCGCCGCCCGGCTACGCGCCGAACACGCGGGCGAAGATCGTGTCCACGTGCTTCAGGTGGTAGTCGAGCGCGAAGCAGGCCCCGATCTCGCCGCCGGTCAGGATCCGCGACACGTCCGGATCGCGCTCCAGCGCGGTCCGGAAGTCGACCTTCTCCTCCCAGACCTTCATCGCGTTCCGCTGGACGTAGACGTACGCCTCCTGGCGCGGGACGCCCTTGCCCACCAGCGCCAGCAGCACCCGCTGCGCCTCCTGGAGGCCGCCGGTGAGCTCGAGGTTCTGCAGCATGCGCTCCGGGTAGACGCGCAGCCCCTCCATCATGCCGGCGAAGCGGTTCAGCCCGAAGTCGAGGGCCAGGGTGGCGTCGGGGCCGATGACGCGCTCCACCGAGGAGTGGCTGATGTCGCGCTCGTGCCAGAGCGCCACGTCCTCCAGCGAGGCCAGCGCGTAGGAGCGGATGAGGCGGGCCAGGCCGGTCAGGTTCTCGGAGAGGATGGGGTTGCGCTTGTGCGGCATGGCCGAGGACCCCTTCTGCCCGGCCGTGAAGGGCTCCTCCGCCTCGCGCACCTCGGTGCGCTGCAGGTGCCGGACCTCGGTGGCCTGCTGCTCGAGCGTGCCGGCCGCCACCGCGAAGGCGCAGAACAGCTCGGCGTGGCGGTCCCGGTTCACGATCTGGGTCGCCGCGCCCTCCGCGCCGGCGAGGCCCAGCTTCTCCATCACGAACGCCTCGACGCGGGGATCGACGTTCGCGAACGTGCCGACCGCCCCCGAGATCTTGCCCACCGCCACCGTGCGGCCAGCGCGCTCGATGGCCTCGCGGCGGCGGCCCCACGCGTCCCACCAGCCGGCCAGCTTGAGCCCGAAGGTGATGGGCTCGGCGTGGATGCCGTGGCTGCGGCCCATCATGGCGGTGGTCTTGTGCTCGAAGGCGCGCTTCTTGAGCGCCGCCCGGACGCGATCGACGCCGGCCAGCACCAGCACCGTCGCCTCGGAGAGCTGCACCGCCAGGGTGGTGTCGAGCACGTCCGAGGAGGTCATCCCCTTGTGCAGGTGCCGCGCCGGCAGACCGCCCCGCTCCTCCAGGAAGGTGAGGAAGGCGATGACGTCGTGCTTGGTGGTGCGCTCGATCTCGTCGATGCGCGCCACGTCGGCCGGGGTGAGCTCGTAGCGGGCGAAGGTCCGCTCGAGCTGGCCGTAGTCCTCGGCCGGGACCTGCCCCAGGCGCACCATCGCCTCGCAGGCCGCCAGCTCGACGTCGAGCCAGA
The Anaeromyxobacter diazotrophicus genome window above contains:
- the purB gene encoding adenylosuccinate lyase, whose product is MIPRYTRPEMARIWSPERRYRIWLDVELAACEAMVRLGQVPAEDYGQLERTFARYELTPADVARIDEIERTTKHDVIAFLTFLEERGGLPARHLHKGMTSSDVLDTTLAVQLSEATVLVLAGVDRVRAALKKRAFEHKTTAMMGRSHGIHAEPITFGLKLAGWWDAWGRRREAIERAGRTVAVGKISGAVGTFANVDPRVEAFVMEKLGLAGAEGAATQIVNRDRHAELFCAFAVAAGTLEQQATEVRHLQRTEVREAEEPFTAGQKGSSAMPHKRNPILSENLTGLARLIRSYALASLEDVALWHERDISHSSVERVIGPDATLALDFGLNRFAGMMEGLRVYPERMLQNLELTGGLQEAQRVLLALVGKGVPRQEAYVYVQRNAMKVWEEKVDFRTALERDPDVSRILTGGEIGACFALDYHLKHVDTIFARVFGA